Proteins encoded in a region of the Paramagnetospirillum magneticum AMB-1 genome:
- a CDS encoding DnaJ domain-containing protein — MNTIARDPKGYYAILGLAPGADAGAIKSAYRSRVKKVHPDRNTSKRAQEEFQRVIEAYGVLKDVVRRAEYDTFGQESTHDDDAQVAGAPIACCDCGALTAQPRYVVYHWVRSYLVWAKTGTVEGIFCRACADRAAVRASTITWALGWWSLPGLLLAPLVLLRNLLGGAKPRHENARVLIRQGRAFLGRGELELARSLALQANRFASMPDDRARVEDLLHATREVSDNRRLKTRWRLGGGVFLAQALPLLALPVTVGVFALIAAKPWDQPVATAAAPIAMQPARSGEIRHVAVDSLKVRMAPLAGAPVLTLLDRFTTVEVSDAPGDPEWVKVRTPSGIDGFVETRSLYAGSGGRFKAQWCNENRGAQPGAGEILTRRVSGDHRLLVHNEGRRDGVVKLKTMAGNTVTTFYVPATYHIGIGGIPEGTYRIEFATGSRYSRGCGIFLDEMQASVLPVTLTFKYQSAGTIRSLTNIAEISLYPASDDPIQPQPLSPDRFAADE, encoded by the coding sequence ATGAACACCATCGCGCGTGACCCCAAAGGCTATTACGCGATCCTCGGCCTCGCTCCGGGGGCGGATGCGGGCGCCATCAAAAGCGCCTACCGCTCCCGCGTGAAGAAGGTCCATCCCGACCGCAATACCTCCAAGCGCGCGCAAGAGGAATTTCAAAGGGTTATCGAGGCCTATGGCGTCCTCAAGGACGTGGTGCGCCGCGCCGAATACGACACGTTCGGCCAGGAATCCACCCATGATGACGACGCCCAGGTGGCCGGAGCCCCCATCGCCTGCTGCGACTGCGGCGCCCTGACCGCCCAGCCGCGCTACGTGGTCTACCACTGGGTTCGCTCGTATCTGGTGTGGGCAAAAACCGGCACGGTGGAGGGAATTTTTTGCCGGGCCTGCGCCGACCGTGCCGCCGTGCGCGCCTCGACCATCACCTGGGCGCTGGGCTGGTGGTCCCTGCCCGGCCTGCTGCTCGCCCCCCTGGTCCTGCTGCGCAACCTGCTGGGCGGCGCCAAGCCGCGCCACGAGAATGCCCGGGTGCTGATCCGCCAGGGCCGCGCCTTCCTGGGACGGGGCGAGTTGGAACTGGCCCGCTCGCTGGCGCTGCAGGCCAACCGCTTCGCCAGCATGCCCGATGACCGCGCCCGGGTGGAGGATCTGCTGCACGCCACCCGCGAGGTCTCCGACAACCGCCGGCTCAAGACCCGCTGGCGCCTCGGCGGCGGCGTGTTCCTGGCCCAGGCCCTGCCGCTGCTGGCCCTGCCGGTGACCGTCGGCGTCTTTGCCCTGATCGCCGCCAAGCCCTGGGACCAGCCGGTGGCCACCGCCGCCGCCCCCATCGCCATGCAGCCGGCCCGCAGCGGCGAAATCCGCCATGTGGCGGTGGACAGCCTGAAGGTGCGCATGGCGCCGCTGGCCGGCGCGCCGGTGCTGACATTGCTGGACCGCTTCACCACCGTCGAGGTGAGCGATGCCCCCGGCGATCCCGAATGGGTCAAGGTGCGCACGCCGTCGGGCATCGACGGCTTCGTCGAGACCCGCTCGCTCTATGCCGGATCGGGCGGGCGCTTCAAGGCCCAGTGGTGCAACGAGAACCGGGGCGCCCAGCCCGGCGCCGGGGAAATCCTGACGCGCCGGGTCAGTGGTGACCATCGCCTGCTGGTCCACAACGAGGGGCGCCGCGACGGCGTGGTCAAGCTAAAGACCATGGCCGGCAACACGGTCACCACCTTCTACGTGCCCGCCACCTATCACATCGGCATCGGCGGTATTCCCGAGGGAACCTACCGCATCGAATTCGCCACCGGGTCGCGCTATTCCCGCGGCTGCGGCATCTTCCTCGACGAGATGCAGGCCTCGGTCCTGCCGGTGACGCTGACCTTCAAGTACCAGTCGGCGGGCACCATCCGCTCGCTGACCAATATCGCCGAGATTTCCCTCTATCCCGCCAGCGACGACCCCATCCAGCCCCAGCCGCTGTCCCCCGACCGCTTCGCCGCGGACGAGTGA
- a CDS encoding DNA polymerase III — MCSAIPPAPPPVALPPQVSAPVVLSVVADKGAAEALAKLQAGAVLAATLTMSEGKGVVQVMTADGSSLSLRLPPGQPLPPDGAQLALQFISQNGLPAFKLLSINGRPMGLAPQPLLPPNPPDLAALLGNSGAKAGQAQNPAAPSPLAQPGPAGAPVTASPGLAAGPVGLTATVIRSGPPGAVMLPPNAATPGLDMAQPLPTALTNLAAGTLLTVRIAAMAPPGQGAVSGGQPIPTATAQPAAAPQPQTEPVSARPAIATGPAVAPPAGHASPAIAQPTMPGTAPALPAGPPVMPPAPAAPPSQTVTLPAIVVAQPAGGAAVIQSPAGTLSLDVGMPMPIGSVLRLEVIGRPLPPPPLAPAAGPPQGLSPGGWPTLDQAVDALLQSDRQAAEQLMRMIPQAGPRLAAAMSLFAGAVRSGDARQLLSEPVTRGLEKAGRRDLADKLKKEFLDLAEEATRPMGRGDWQAITLPFAHGANVDPIDLYVHRPPNEDEGGGKKGSEQRFILEVRMSVLGRIQLDGLVQKDTKRFDLIVRTAEPLPAAMCRDIAGIFAECGQMTGIKGQVSFQAGRSFVDLPPAGAPATQIVV; from the coding sequence ATGTGCTCGGCCATCCCGCCGGCTCCGCCTCCGGTCGCCCTGCCTCCCCAGGTCAGCGCGCCGGTAGTGCTGAGCGTGGTGGCCGACAAGGGTGCCGCCGAGGCCCTGGCCAAGCTGCAGGCCGGTGCGGTGCTGGCCGCCACCCTGACAATGTCCGAGGGCAAGGGGGTGGTCCAGGTGATGACCGCCGACGGGAGCAGCCTGTCGCTGCGGCTGCCGCCGGGCCAACCCCTGCCGCCCGACGGCGCCCAACTGGCCCTGCAATTCATCTCGCAGAACGGCCTGCCCGCCTTCAAGCTGCTGTCCATCAACGGCCGCCCCATGGGCCTGGCCCCCCAGCCCCTCCTGCCGCCCAATCCGCCCGACCTCGCCGCCCTGCTGGGCAATAGTGGCGCCAAGGCGGGACAGGCCCAGAATCCAGCCGCCCCATCGCCCCTGGCCCAGCCCGGCCCGGCCGGAGCGCCCGTGACGGCCTCGCCCGGACTGGCGGCGGGGCCGGTGGGCCTGACCGCCACCGTCATCCGCTCCGGCCCGCCCGGCGCGGTGATGCTGCCCCCCAATGCTGCCACGCCGGGTCTGGACATGGCCCAGCCCCTGCCCACGGCGCTGACCAACCTTGCCGCCGGCACCCTTCTCACGGTGCGCATCGCCGCCATGGCTCCGCCCGGCCAGGGCGCGGTAAGTGGCGGCCAGCCCATTCCCACCGCCACGGCGCAACCGGCCGCCGCTCCGCAGCCCCAGACGGAGCCGGTCTCGGCCCGGCCCGCCATCGCCACCGGGCCGGCGGTCGCGCCGCCCGCAGGCCATGCCTCTCCTGCCATCGCCCAGCCCACCATGCCGGGGACGGCCCCGGCCCTTCCCGCCGGCCCTCCCGTCATGCCGCCCGCCCCGGCCGCTCCTCCGTCCCAGACCGTGACCCTGCCCGCCATCGTGGTGGCCCAGCCGGCCGGCGGCGCCGCCGTGATCCAAAGCCCGGCCGGAACCCTGTCACTGGACGTGGGCATGCCCATGCCCATCGGCAGCGTGCTGCGCCTGGAGGTGATCGGCCGCCCCCTGCCGCCGCCACCGCTGGCGCCAGCCGCCGGCCCGCCCCAGGGGCTGAGCCCCGGCGGCTGGCCCACCCTGGATCAGGCGGTGGACGCCCTGCTGCAATCGGACCGTCAGGCCGCCGAGCAGCTGATGCGGATGATCCCCCAGGCGGGTCCCCGTCTGGCGGCGGCCATGTCCCTGTTCGCCGGCGCCGTGCGCTCGGGCGATGCCCGCCAGTTGCTCAGCGAGCCGGTGACCCGGGGCCTGGAAAAGGCCGGGCGCCGGGATCTGGCCGACAAGCTGAAGAAGGAGTTCCTCGATCTGGCCGAGGAGGCCACCCGGCCCATGGGGCGGGGCGACTGGCAGGCCATCACCCTGCCCTTCGCCCATGGCGCCAATGTGGACCCCATCGACCTCTACGTCCACCGCCCGCCCAACGAGGACGAGGGCGGCGGCAAGAAGGGCAGCGAACAGCGCTTCATCCTGGAGGTGCGCATGAGCGTGCTGGGCCGCATTCAGCTGGACGGGCTGGTGCAGAAGGACACCAAGCGCTTCGACCTGATCGTGCGCACCGCCGAGCCGCTGCCCGCCGCCATGTGCCGCGACATCGCCGGCATCTTCGCCGAATGCGGCCAGATGACCGGCATCAAGGGGCAGGTTTCCTTCCAGGCGGGGCGGTCTTTCGTCGACCTGCCGCCGGCCGGCGCACCGGCAACGCAAATCGTGGTATGA
- a CDS encoding MinD/ParA family protein, which produces MTTMEVPTLAPRPTLRAKGRNIVAVASGKGGVGKTWFSITLSHALARANQRVLLFDGDLGLANVDIQLGLMPKTDLGSVVAGRMTLNQALTRFPEGGFDIIAGRSGSGTLANIPLSRLQMLGDDLVLLAGNYDRVVVDLGAGVEKTTRNFSQQAGTIMVVTTDEPTSLTDAYAFIKVTHMERPGTDMRIVVNMANSTREGERIYNTLLKACEGFLKISPPLAGVIRRDLKVREAIRNQTPIMMRSPNAEAAADVEAIVERLIRSR; this is translated from the coding sequence ATGACCACGATGGAAGTTCCCACCCTGGCGCCCCGCCCCACCCTTCGGGCCAAGGGACGCAACATCGTCGCGGTGGCGTCCGGCAAGGGCGGGGTCGGCAAGACCTGGTTCTCGATCACCCTGTCCCACGCTTTGGCGCGGGCCAACCAGCGGGTTCTGCTGTTCGACGGCGACCTGGGGCTGGCCAATGTGGACATCCAGCTGGGCCTGATGCCCAAGACCGATCTGGGCAGCGTGGTGGCCGGGCGCATGACGCTCAACCAGGCCCTGACCCGCTTCCCCGAGGGCGGTTTCGACATCATCGCCGGCCGCTCGGGGTCCGGCACGCTGGCCAACATCCCGCTGTCGCGCCTGCAGATGCTGGGCGACGATCTGGTGCTGCTGGCCGGCAATTACGACCGCGTGGTGGTCGACCTGGGGGCCGGCGTGGAGAAGACCACCCGTAACTTCTCGCAGCAGGCGGGCACCATCATGGTGGTGACCACCGACGAGCCCACCTCGCTGACCGATGCCTATGCCTTCATCAAGGTCACCCATATGGAGCGCCCCGGCACCGACATGCGCATCGTGGTCAACATGGCCAATTCCACCCGCGAGGGCGAGCGCATCTACAACACCCTGCTCAAGGCCTGCGAAGGCTTCCTGAAGATTTCGCCGCCCCTGGCCGGCGTCATCCGCCGCGATCTCAAGGTCCGGGAAGCCATCCGCAACCAGACGCCCATCATGATGCGCTCGCCCAACGCCGAGGCCGCCGCCGATGTCGAGGCCATCGTCGAGCGCCTGATCCGCTCGCGCTAG
- a CDS encoding GTP-binding protein encodes MRLKSFTAPTMAEAMELVRQELGDDAIIVSTQRAAGSKGVRITAALESVDADLAVASMLEEATGGSEVSEAVRKALVDHGVPSKLVERLVNAAHTSGLSQPPLACAAALEAGFTFAHLPEHGAPRPFMLVGPNGSGKSIAAAKLAARSVLKQRQVGVITCDNIRAGAVEQLAAFTSILEIDLVRARGPESLARVVESVNGAFDLVVIDSPGLNPFKQSDMDYLQALIEAADVEPVLVMAAGGDPEEAAEIGEAFAAIGATRLFASRLDTTRRLGSILAAAEGGQMAFCDVSASPHVASGISPISAVALARLIMPQSAEAEPKDETFWTEASAS; translated from the coding sequence ATGAGGCTTAAATCCTTCACCGCCCCCACCATGGCCGAGGCCATGGAACTGGTCCGCCAGGAACTGGGCGACGACGCCATCATCGTCTCGACCCAGCGCGCCGCCGGGTCCAAGGGGGTGCGCATCACCGCCGCCCTGGAATCCGTCGATGCCGATCTGGCCGTGGCCTCCATGCTGGAGGAAGCCACCGGCGGGTCCGAGGTGTCCGAGGCGGTGCGCAAGGCCCTGGTCGACCACGGCGTGCCGTCCAAGCTGGTGGAGCGGCTGGTCAATGCCGCCCATACCTCCGGTCTTTCCCAGCCGCCGCTGGCCTGCGCCGCCGCCCTGGAAGCCGGCTTCACCTTCGCCCACCTGCCCGAGCACGGGGCGCCGCGCCCCTTCATGCTGGTGGGACCCAACGGCTCGGGCAAGTCCATCGCCGCCGCCAAGCTGGCGGCGCGCTCGGTGCTGAAGCAGCGGCAGGTGGGCGTCATCACCTGCGACAACATCCGCGCCGGCGCCGTCGAGCAACTGGCCGCCTTCACCTCCATCCTGGAGATCGACCTGGTTCGCGCCAGGGGACCGGAATCCCTGGCCCGGGTGGTGGAAAGCGTGAACGGCGCCTTCGATCTGGTGGTGATCGATTCGCCCGGCCTCAACCCGTTCAAGCAGAGCGACATGGACTATCTCCAGGCCCTGATCGAGGCCGCCGACGTGGAGCCCGTCCTGGTGATGGCCGCCGGCGGCGACCCGGAAGAGGCCGCCGAGATCGGCGAGGCCTTCGCCGCCATCGGCGCCACGCGGCTGTTCGCGTCGCGGCTCGACACCACGCGGCGCCTGGGCTCCATCCTGGCCGCCGCCGAGGGCGGGCAGATGGCGTTCTGCGACGTTTCCGCCAGTCCCCATGTGGCCTCGGGCATCTCGCCCATTTCGGCCGTGGCGCTGGCGCGGCTGATCATGCCGCAATCGGCCGAGGCCGAACCCAAAGATGAAACCTTCTGGACCGAGGCATCCGCATCATGA
- the flhA gene encoding flagellar biosynthesis protein FlhA, which yields MAEGQASASSVGREILDRFAASARRGDVGLAFGIIVIVMMLILPLPPWLLDIGLALSLTIAVLILMVAIFIEKPLQFSSFPTVLLLTTLIRLALNLASTRLILSHGHEGVEGAGQVIAAFASFIMSGSFVIGIIVFAILVIVNFVVITKGSTRIAEVAARFTLDAMPGKQMAIDADLSAGLCDEPTARKRRAELEGESAFFGAMDGASKFVRGDAVAGLMITAINVIGGMIIGMAQQGLTFSQAAEFYTKLTVGDGLVTQVPALIVSVSAGMLVTKAGVQEAVDRALFSQLAGYPRAVGMAGALMTLMALVPNMPFLPFFLLGLGMGASAYLLDRDQRAKAEQQQQAEVAEAMQQAPVPEEPISSALKIDHVRLELGYGLLQLINTPKGQRLTDQIKSLRRAIATEMGFVMPSVRIQDNMQLPANTYVIHVKEVEAGRGDLRPAALLIMDPRGEDITLPGEKTREPTFGLPAMWIDPTNREEALFRGYTVVDPPTVITTHLTEVIKDNMSELLSHAETQKLLDELDKEHQKLIAELIPSQMTIGGLQRVLQNLLGERISIRDLPTILEGIAEACGHTRNVTMITEHVRARLARQISDNNTGPQGFIPLITLSPEWEQAFAESLVGTGEEKQISMAPSQLQDFISRTRQTFERFAMQGETPILLTSPMVRPYVRSIVERFRPMTVVMSQSEIHPKARIKTLGQI from the coding sequence ATGGCTGAAGGACAGGCATCAGCGTCCAGCGTCGGCCGGGAAATCCTCGATCGCTTTGCCGCGTCCGCGCGGCGCGGCGACGTCGGCCTGGCGTTCGGCATCATCGTCATCGTGATGATGCTGATCCTGCCGCTGCCGCCGTGGCTGCTGGACATCGGCCTGGCCTTGTCGCTGACCATCGCCGTGCTGATCCTGATGGTGGCCATCTTCATCGAAAAGCCGCTGCAGTTCAGTTCGTTCCCCACGGTGCTGCTGCTCACCACCCTGATCCGCCTGGCACTCAATCTGGCGTCCACCCGCCTGATCCTGTCCCACGGCCACGAGGGCGTCGAGGGCGCCGGACAGGTGATCGCCGCCTTTGCCAGCTTCATCATGAGCGGCAGCTTCGTCATCGGCATCATCGTCTTCGCCATCCTGGTGATCGTCAATTTCGTGGTCATCACCAAGGGCTCGACCCGTATCGCCGAAGTGGCGGCGCGCTTCACCCTGGACGCCATGCCCGGCAAGCAGATGGCCATCGATGCCGATCTGTCGGCGGGCCTGTGCGACGAGCCCACGGCCCGGAAGCGCCGCGCCGAGCTGGAAGGTGAATCCGCCTTCTTCGGCGCCATGGACGGCGCGTCCAAGTTCGTGCGCGGCGATGCGGTCGCCGGCCTGATGATCACCGCCATCAACGTCATCGGCGGCATGATCATCGGCATGGCGCAGCAGGGGCTGACCTTCAGCCAGGCCGCCGAGTTCTACACCAAGCTGACCGTCGGCGACGGTCTGGTCACCCAGGTTCCCGCCCTGATCGTCTCGGTGTCGGCCGGCATGCTGGTCACCAAGGCCGGCGTGCAGGAAGCCGTCGACCGCGCCCTGTTCAGCCAGCTGGCGGGCTATCCCCGCGCCGTGGGCATGGCCGGTGCGCTGATGACCCTGATGGCGCTGGTGCCCAACATGCCATTCCTGCCCTTCTTCCTGCTGGGGCTGGGCATGGGCGCCTCGGCCTATCTGCTGGACCGCGACCAGCGCGCCAAGGCCGAGCAGCAGCAGCAGGCGGAAGTGGCCGAGGCCATGCAGCAGGCGCCGGTGCCGGAAGAACCCATCTCCTCGGCCCTCAAGATCGACCATGTGCGCCTGGAACTGGGCTATGGCCTGCTGCAGCTGATCAACACCCCCAAGGGCCAGCGCCTGACCGACCAGATCAAGTCCCTGCGCCGCGCCATCGCCACCGAGATGGGCTTCGTCATGCCCAGCGTGCGCATCCAGGACAACATGCAGCTGCCCGCCAACACCTATGTCATCCATGTGAAGGAGGTCGAGGCCGGTCGAGGCGACCTGCGCCCCGCCGCCCTGCTGATCATGGACCCCAGGGGCGAGGACATCACCCTGCCGGGCGAGAAGACGCGCGAGCCCACCTTCGGCCTGCCCGCCATGTGGATCGATCCCACCAACCGGGAGGAGGCGCTGTTCCGCGGCTATACCGTGGTCGACCCGCCCACCGTGATCACCACCCACCTGACCGAGGTGATCAAGGACAACATGAGCGAGCTGCTCTCCCATGCCGAGACCCAGAAGCTGCTGGACGAGCTGGACAAGGAACACCAGAAGCTGATCGCCGAGCTGATCCCCAGCCAGATGACCATCGGCGGGTTGCAGCGGGTGCTGCAGAACCTTTTGGGCGAGCGCATCTCCATCCGCGATCTGCCCACCATCCTGGAAGGCATCGCCGAGGCCTGCGGCCATACCCGCAACGTCACCATGATTACCGAGCATGTGCGCGCCCGTCTGGCGCGGCAGATCTCGGACAACAACACCGGGCCGCAGGGCTTCATCCCGCTGATCACCCTGTCGCCGGAATGGGAGCAGGCCTTCGCCGAATCCCTGGTGGGCACCGGCGAGGAGAAGCAGATCTCCATGGCGCCGTCGCAGCTGCAGGACTTCATCAGCCGCACGCGCCAGACCTTCGAACGCTTCGCCATGCAGGGCGAGACCCCCATCCTGCTGACCAGCCCCATGGTCCGGCCCTATGTGCGCTCCATCGTCGAGCGTTTCCGGCCCATGACCGTGGTGATGAGCCAGTCGGAAATTCATCCCAAGGCCCGCATCAAGACACTGGGGCAGATCTGA
- a CDS encoding sigma-54-dependent transcriptional regulator FlbD, translating to MRLLIIGTLDGQIGAASQIAMARGAKVRQAEDVPAGLEVLRAQGADLVMIDVKRDIKGLIDSLEAERIIVPVVACGIASDASAAVRAIKAGAKEYIPLPPDAELIAAVIAAVTQENHNIIFKDPRMGQTLKLAEQVANSDASIMITGESGTGKELIARFIHNKSKRSDKRFVAVNCAAIPENLLESELFGHEKGAFTGAVARRIGKFEEAQGGTLLLDEISEMDVRLQSKLLRAIQEKEIDRVGGNQPVKVDVRILATSNRTMEDEVRKGTFREDLYYRLNVVTLALPALRERPLDIAVLAEHFVKRYTEANGLPTRQLSAEARQLLSRHHWRGNVRELENTMHRAVLLASGAEIGPEAMILSGNPVGTNPDPMVAQAANAAASVIGARGGMVGKTVAEVERDLIIDTLSHCLGNRTHAANILGISIRTLRNKLKQYSDEGIDVPPPAGGEIERAMI from the coding sequence ATGCGACTTCTGATCATCGGCACGCTCGACGGCCAGATCGGCGCCGCCAGCCAGATCGCCATGGCGCGGGGCGCCAAGGTCCGTCAGGCCGAGGACGTGCCCGCCGGCCTGGAGGTGCTGCGCGCCCAGGGCGCCGATCTGGTGATGATCGACGTCAAGCGCGACATCAAGGGGCTGATCGATTCGCTGGAAGCCGAACGCATCATCGTTCCGGTGGTGGCCTGCGGCATCGCGTCCGACGCCTCGGCCGCCGTGCGCGCCATCAAGGCCGGCGCCAAGGAATACATCCCGCTGCCGCCCGACGCCGAGCTGATCGCCGCCGTCATCGCCGCCGTCACCCAGGAAAACCACAACATCATCTTCAAGGACCCCCGCATGGGCCAGACCTTGAAGCTGGCCGAGCAGGTGGCCAATTCCGACGCCTCCATCATGATCACCGGCGAATCGGGCACCGGCAAGGAGCTGATCGCCCGGTTCATCCACAACAAGTCCAAGCGCTCGGACAAGCGCTTCGTGGCTGTCAACTGCGCCGCCATCCCCGAGAACCTGCTGGAATCCGAGCTGTTTGGCCATGAAAAGGGCGCCTTCACCGGCGCCGTGGCCCGGCGCATCGGCAAGTTCGAGGAGGCCCAGGGCGGCACCTTGCTGCTGGACGAAATCTCCGAGATGGACGTGCGCCTGCAATCCAAGCTGCTGCGCGCCATCCAGGAAAAGGAAATCGACCGGGTGGGCGGCAACCAGCCGGTCAAGGTGGACGTGCGCATTCTCGCCACCTCCAACCGCACCATGGAGGACGAGGTCCGCAAGGGCACCTTCCGCGAGGACCTCTATTACCGCCTCAACGTGGTGACCCTGGCGCTGCCCGCGCTGCGCGAGCGGCCGCTGGACATCGCGGTGCTGGCCGAACACTTCGTCAAGCGCTACACCGAGGCCAACGGCCTGCCCACCCGCCAGCTTTCCGCCGAAGCGCGGCAATTGCTGTCGCGCCACCACTGGCGCGGCAATGTGCGCGAGCTGGAAAACACCATGCACCGCGCCGTGCTGCTGGCCAGCGGCGCCGAGATCGGCCCCGAGGCCATGATCCTGTCGGGCAACCCGGTGGGCACCAATCCCGATCCCATGGTCGCCCAGGCGGCCAATGCCGCTGCCTCGGTCATCGGGGCGAGGGGCGGCATGGTCGGCAAGACGGTGGCCGAGGTCGAGCGCGACCTGATCATCGACACCTTGTCCCATTGCCTGGGCAACCGCACCCATGCGGCCAACATCTTAGGGATTTCCATCCGCACCCTTCGCAACAAGCTGAAGCAGTATTCCGACGAAGGCATCGACGTGCCGCCGCCCGCCGGCGGCGAAATCGAACGAGCCATGATCTAG
- the fliN gene encoding flagellar motor switch protein FliN yields the protein MPDFELNDFKPEVEEQGRGDVPDMPRSARDLEAVYDIPVQVSAVLGKATMQVNQLLKLGRGAVVELDRKVGEAIDIYVNNRLVARGEVVVVEDRLGVTMTEIIKTDRA from the coding sequence ATGCCCGACTTCGAACTCAACGATTTCAAGCCCGAGGTGGAGGAGCAGGGACGGGGCGACGTCCCGGACATGCCTCGGTCGGCCCGCGATCTCGAAGCCGTCTACGATATTCCGGTGCAGGTATCGGCCGTGCTGGGCAAGGCCACCATGCAGGTCAACCAGTTGCTGAAGCTGGGACGCGGCGCGGTCGTGGAACTGGACCGCAAAGTGGGCGAGGCCATCGACATCTACGTCAACAACCGCCTGGTGGCGCGTGGCGAAGTGGTGGTGGTCGAGGATCGCCTGGGCGTGACCATGACCGAAATCATCAAGACCGACCGGGCCTAA
- a CDS encoding FliH/SctL family protein — protein sequence MAYQKYMFDLDFGPPPANRPKPAEQAEDVFEVEPEPDLPPPPTFTEEDLQVVREAAYEEGHRNGTAEANETQQALLAASLDRVSNALAMLDAAQADANDLNQRIAARVAMAVLKKVLPAACEQNAFEEVVRTVQECLTHVLDEPRIIVRVDSSLVDPLRERLEHTAIEHGFEGRVVVQADPRVAIGDCRVEWTDGGAERDQVRLIADIETAVNRALALPEGRPEE from the coding sequence ATGGCCTATCAGAAGTACATGTTCGACCTGGACTTCGGTCCACCGCCCGCCAACCGGCCGAAGCCGGCCGAGCAGGCCGAGGACGTCTTCGAGGTCGAGCCCGAGCCCGATCTGCCGCCGCCGCCCACCTTCACCGAGGAAGACCTCCAGGTGGTGCGCGAGGCGGCCTACGAGGAGGGCCACCGCAACGGCACCGCCGAGGCCAACGAAACCCAGCAGGCCCTGCTGGCCGCCTCGCTGGACCGGGTGTCCAACGCCCTGGCCATGCTGGACGCCGCCCAGGCCGACGCCAACGACCTCAACCAGAGGATCGCCGCCCGGGTGGCCATGGCGGTCTTGAAAAAAGTCCTGCCCGCTGCCTGCGAGCAGAACGCCTTCGAGGAAGTCGTCCGCACGGTTCAGGAATGTCTAACTCATGTGCTGGACGAACCGCGTATCATCGTCCGAGTGGATTCGTCGCTGGTCGACCCCTTGCGCGAGCGCCTGGAACACACCGCCATCGAACACGGCTTCGAAGGCCGCGTGGTGGTCCAGGCCGATCCCCGGGTCGCCATCGGCGATTGCCGGGTGGAATGGACGGACGGCGGAGCGGAACGCGATCAGGTTCGTCTGATCGCCGATATCGAGACGGCGGTGAACCGGGCCCTGGCGCTGCCCGAAGGCCGCCCGGAAGAGTAA
- the fliG gene encoding flagellar motor switch protein FliG, with product MARVKEDYRSLTGPQKAAMFMLSLNEEHSSKLFGMLGDDEIKELSQIMASLGTVSSNLVERVFVEFADALSSTGSLTGSFDTTERLLMKSLSKDRVNLIMEEIRGPAGRTMWDKLGNVSEQVLANYLKNEYPQTVAVVLAKIKPDHASRVLAILPENFAMEVIMRMLRMEAVQKEVLDGVEKTLRTEFMTNLARTQRRDAHELMADIFNNLDRNTENRFMSALEERNRESAEKIKALMFTFDDLTRIDAAGIQVLLRSVEKDKLAIALKGGADGVKELFFKNMSERAGKMLREDMEALGPVRLRDVDQAQAAIVVMAKELAASGQIVISEGREEDELVY from the coding sequence ATGGCACGCGTCAAGGAAGACTACCGCAGCCTCACCGGCCCCCAGAAGGCGGCCATGTTCATGCTGTCGCTCAACGAAGAGCACTCGTCCAAGCTGTTCGGCATGCTGGGCGACGACGAGATCAAGGAACTGTCCCAGATCATGGCCAGCCTTGGCACCGTCTCGTCCAATCTGGTGGAGCGCGTCTTCGTCGAATTCGCCGACGCCCTGTCGTCGACGGGCTCGCTGACCGGCTCGTTCGACACCACCGAACGCCTGCTGATGAAGAGCCTGTCCAAGGACCGCGTGAACCTCATCATGGAGGAAATCCGCGGTCCCGCCGGCCGTACCATGTGGGACAAGCTGGGCAACGTCTCCGAGCAGGTGCTGGCCAACTACCTGAAGAACGAATACCCCCAGACCGTGGCGGTGGTGCTGGCCAAGATCAAGCCCGACCATGCGTCCCGCGTGCTGGCCATCCTGCCCGAGAACTTCGCCATGGAAGTCATCATGCGCATGCTGCGCATGGAGGCGGTGCAGAAGGAAGTGCTGGACGGCGTGGAAAAGACTCTGAGGACCGAGTTCATGACCAACCTGGCCCGCACCCAGCGCCGCGACGCCCACGAACTGATGGCCGACATCTTCAACAACCTGGATCGCAATACCGAAAACCGGTTCATGTCGGCCCTGGAGGAACGCAACCGAGAAAGCGCCGAGAAGATCAAGGCGCTGATGTTCACCTTCGACGACCTCACCCGCATCGACGCCGCCGGCATCCAGGTGCTGCTGCGCTCGGTGGAGAAGGACAAGCTGGCCATCGCGCTCAAGGGCGGCGCCGACGGGGTCAAGGAACTGTTCTTCAAGAACATGTCCGAACGCGCCGGCAAGATGCTGCGCGAGGACATGGAGGCGCTCGGCCCGGTCCGCCTCAGGGACGTGGATCAGGCCCAGGCCGCCATCGTGGTCATGGCCAAGGAACTGGCGGCGTCGGGACAGATCGTCATCTCCGAGGGCCGCGAGGAAGACGAGCTGGTGTACTAG